A window of the Methanoculleus horonobensis genome harbors these coding sequences:
- a CDS encoding glycosyltransferase family 4 protein — translation MRVACLTFWFYDYTIQMANELARHTEVLLLLPDYKSEEYVESIDPAVNVHIFGYSRYAGRLGPSCYPMLKDIVAAINDFGPDVVHFQVNNPMLCPLLPMLRKYPLVATFHDIEPHPGEDRLLDAGSLLYRLTLFVSRVMPERIFVHGKALRDTLVKDYRVPERNVHVIPIGEHEVAPFVKFKRDDLEPDGRRVLFFGRIHRYKGLDCLIRAEPLITREVPDARIVIAGTGEEFGRYEEAMAGRDAFEVYNYRIPYEEGARLFQQASVVALPYLEASQSGVIPTAYGFRRPVVVTDVGSLPEVVDDGVTGYVVPPRNPEALADAIVRLLKDPGACRRMGEQGYAKLKTDMAWSTIAQSLLAVYSELGSAPGKGNVPADEAFPDTAPAAGKER, via the coding sequence ATGCGAGTGGCGTGCCTGACCTTCTGGTTCTACGACTATACCATCCAGATGGCAAACGAACTTGCCCGGCATACCGAGGTGCTGCTCCTGCTCCCCGACTATAAGTCGGAGGAGTACGTGGAGAGCATCGACCCGGCGGTGAACGTCCATATCTTCGGCTACTCCCGGTACGCCGGAAGACTCGGCCCGTCGTGCTACCCGATGCTCAAAGATATCGTCGCCGCAATCAACGACTTCGGGCCCGACGTCGTCCACTTCCAGGTGAACAACCCCATGCTCTGCCCGCTCCTCCCGATGCTCCGGAAGTATCCGCTGGTGGCGACGTTCCACGACATCGAACCCCACCCCGGTGAAGACCGCCTTCTCGACGCAGGATCGCTCCTCTACCGGCTCACCCTCTTCGTATCGAGGGTCATGCCTGAGCGGATCTTCGTTCACGGGAAGGCCCTCCGCGACACCCTGGTGAAGGACTACCGCGTCCCGGAGCGAAACGTCCACGTCATCCCCATCGGCGAGCACGAGGTGGCGCCGTTTGTGAAGTTCAAGCGGGACGATCTTGAGCCCGACGGCCGCCGGGTCCTCTTCTTCGGCCGGATCCACCGCTATAAAGGGCTCGACTGCCTGATCCGGGCAGAACCACTCATCACCCGGGAGGTCCCGGACGCCCGGATCGTCATCGCCGGAACGGGCGAGGAGTTCGGCAGGTACGAGGAGGCGATGGCGGGCCGGGACGCGTTCGAGGTCTACAACTACCGGATACCCTACGAAGAGGGCGCCCGGCTCTTCCAGCAGGCGAGCGTCGTGGCGCTCCCGTATCTCGAAGCGTCCCAGAGCGGCGTCATCCCGACCGCATACGGGTTCCGGCGGCCGGTGGTGGTGACCGACGTGGGGAGCCTGCCCGAGGTCGTCGACGACGGGGTGACCGGCTATGTCGTGCCGCCGCGAAACCCGGAAGCACTGGCAGACGCGATCGTCCGCCTGTTGAAGGATCCCGGGGCGTGCCGCCGCATGGGGGAGCAGGGTTACGCGAAACTGAAGACGGACATGGCCTGGTCGACGATAGCACAGTCTCTCCTCGCGGTCTACAGCGAGCTCGGATCCGCTCCGGGGAAGGGAAACGTTCCCGCGGATGAGGCGTTCCCCGACACCGCCCCTGCTGCCGGGAAAGAGCGTTGA
- a CDS encoding right-handed parallel beta-helix repeat-containing protein — protein sequence MAASDSTELSKNQADYVCDGVDDQAEIQAALAALPDGGNVVLTDGTFNCAGVIAPPAGTTLSGQGPDATNLVFTSDGRISVDKEYVTLDGFHIEGSGYSSGVKWLGVMTIRASHAKVHNITGTADASIQAVFLLIHDPAVYAPTLEDVEFINCKAVDTGTYGFIHNAWGSTNKVIKDVRYENCAAINCGSTGVFNPWITGFDFAELNDMDGLYVKDCYAEGNLESGFHFEFDPKVTNAVLENCTSINNGQKPYPTVPYKQSDMSTHYFGCGYYAPNCDVTFIDCTAEGNSLYGFYATNGGKLYNCVEKDTGAGKSDYTHRKPAGYYSIPSRSADPALVLENCTSIDSHGYGLQVDLASNIQIENFELVNPAGIDGKGASLGGTNGQFSNAEVDIHASGDRVDTLVWAKNNQNVQYTGDVTSASEKAFLVEGGQNVQTDGMAVASADA from the coding sequence GTGGCTGCAAGTGATAGCACCGAACTGTCGAAGAACCAGGCAGACTATGTCTGTGACGGAGTCGACGACCAGGCCGAGATCCAGGCGGCGCTCGCCGCACTGCCCGACGGCGGTAACGTCGTCCTTACGGACGGTACGTTCAACTGCGCCGGCGTCATCGCGCCGCCGGCAGGCACGACCCTCTCCGGACAGGGTCCGGATGCAACGAACCTCGTCTTCACCAGCGACGGACGTATCAGCGTCGACAAGGAATACGTGACTCTGGACGGGTTCCACATCGAGGGCAGCGGCTACAGCAGCGGCGTCAAGTGGCTCGGTGTGATGACCATCCGTGCAAGCCATGCGAAAGTTCACAACATCACGGGCACCGCTGACGCAAGCATCCAGGCGGTCTTCCTCCTGATCCACGATCCGGCGGTCTATGCCCCGACCCTCGAAGATGTCGAGTTCATCAACTGCAAGGCCGTGGACACCGGCACCTACGGGTTCATCCACAACGCGTGGGGCTCGACGAACAAAGTGATCAAGGACGTCCGCTACGAGAACTGCGCCGCGATCAACTGCGGGAGCACGGGTGTGTTCAACCCCTGGATCACCGGGTTCGACTTTGCGGAGTTAAACGACATGGACGGTCTCTACGTGAAGGACTGCTATGCGGAGGGCAACCTGGAGTCCGGGTTCCACTTCGAGTTCGACCCGAAGGTGACGAACGCCGTCCTCGAGAACTGCACGAGCATCAACAACGGGCAGAAGCCCTACCCGACGGTGCCCTACAAGCAGAGCGACATGTCGACCCACTACTTCGGGTGCGGCTACTACGCCCCGAACTGTGACGTGACGTTCATCGACTGCACCGCGGAAGGCAACTCGCTGTATGGTTTCTATGCGACCAACGGCGGCAAGCTCTACAACTGTGTCGAGAAGGACACCGGTGCCGGGAAGAGCGACTACACCCACCGTAAGCCGGCCGGCTACTACAGCATCCCGAGCCGCTCGGCCGACCCCGCCCTGGTGCTGGAGAACTGCACGAGCATCGACTCGCACGGCTACGGCCTCCAGGTCGACCTCGCGAGCAACATCCAGATCGAGAACTTCGAGCTCGTGAACCCGGCAGGGATCGACGGTAAGGGCGCAAGTCTCGGCGGCACGAACGGCCAGTTCAGCAATGCCGAAGTCGACATCCACGCCTCCGGAGACCGGGTCGATACGCTCGTCTGGGCGAAGAACAACCAGAACGTCCAGTACACGGGAGACGTAACCTCCGCCTCCGAGAAGGCGTTCCTGGTTGAAGGCGGCCAGAACGTCCAGACGGACGGCATGGCGGTTGCGTCTGCCGACGCGTAA
- a CDS encoding glycosyltransferase, with translation MKVLQVTPFFKPLWESGGVARVAYDISRNLHENGHDITVYTTNRSIYPNNLPTNRATSVDGMNVYYFENLRKYTRGMTLPVMPYRMPAVARREIAAFDLVHIHDHRTMLTVIASHYARKYGVPYVLQAHGALPQDTGSKRMKRLFDQFWSDKVILGAAGVIALNETEAERYRELGVADEKIAVVPNGIDLAEYPSLPARGRFRAAWGIDAATKVVLYLGRLDPTKGIDLLIRSFAVVAREFDDAVLVLVGGDMGHNGEFRQRVESLGLDDRVIFTGFVSKEEKMAAYTDADVFVTPSFTGFPVTFLEACLCGAPIVTTGKGDLLGWIDNTVGFNTGYTPEALADTIGRLLADETLRARFGEQGKELVRTRYNWKAIVHNIETFYAKVAGGAEGSFPVGLSKEAAPKAPDTF, from the coding sequence GAAGGTATTACAGGTGACCCCGTTCTTCAAACCGCTCTGGGAGTCGGGCGGGGTGGCACGGGTCGCATACGACATCTCCCGGAATCTGCACGAGAACGGGCACGATATCACCGTCTACACGACAAACCGGAGCATCTACCCGAACAATCTGCCGACGAACCGCGCTACCTCCGTCGACGGGATGAACGTCTATTACTTCGAGAATTTACGAAAATATACCCGTGGCATGACTCTGCCGGTGATGCCCTACCGGATGCCGGCGGTCGCAAGAAGGGAGATTGCCGCATTCGACCTCGTCCACATCCACGACCACCGCACCATGCTCACCGTCATCGCCTCGCACTACGCGAGGAAGTACGGCGTGCCCTACGTGCTCCAGGCGCACGGGGCGCTCCCGCAGGATACGGGGTCAAAACGGATGAAGCGGCTCTTCGACCAGTTCTGGTCGGATAAGGTGATCCTCGGCGCCGCGGGGGTTATCGCGCTCAACGAGACAGAGGCGGAGCGGTATCGGGAACTCGGTGTTGCCGACGAGAAGATCGCGGTCGTCCCGAACGGCATCGACCTCGCCGAGTATCCCTCCCTTCCTGCCCGCGGCAGGTTCCGTGCGGCCTGGGGGATCGACGCCGCCACGAAGGTCGTGCTCTACCTCGGGAGGCTCGACCCGACGAAGGGGATCGATCTTCTGATCCGTTCGTTTGCCGTGGTCGCCCGGGAGTTCGACGACGCCGTCCTGGTGCTGGTCGGAGGGGACATGGGCCACAACGGCGAGTTCAGGCAGCGGGTAGAGTCGCTCGGTCTCGACGACCGGGTGATCTTCACGGGGTTCGTGAGCAAGGAGGAGAAGATGGCCGCGTACACCGACGCCGACGTCTTCGTGACGCCGAGCTTCACCGGCTTTCCGGTCACGTTCCTCGAAGCGTGCCTCTGCGGGGCACCCATCGTGACGACGGGCAAGGGCGATCTGCTCGGGTGGATCGACAACACCGTCGGGTTCAATACCGGGTATACGCCGGAGGCGCTTGCCGACACCATCGGACGCTTGCTTGCTGACGAAACGCTGCGGGCAAGGTTCGGGGAGCAGGGGAAAGAACTCGTCCGGACGAGGTACAACTGGAAGGCAATCGTCCACAATATCGAGACGTTTTACGCGAAGGTTGCCGGGGGCGCGGAAGGGAGTTTCCCCGTGGGGCTCTCAAAAGAGGCCGCCCCGAAGGCCCCGGATACCTTTTGA